Below is a window of Synergistaceae bacterium DNA.
CAAATGAGGACAATATAAGCTCATGCTCTGAAAAAATGAGTGCTAGCATGGCGTTAATTCGTTCATCGGGAAACAAAAGCAGAGATACAAGCACATTGGTATCCGGCATTATCCACATGCTATTCTGCCATTCTTTCGCGCCGAAACTCCTTCATCTGAGCAACGACTGTCAAGCGCAGGACGAGGCCTCGGCCCCGCCCTGCGCATGGTGGAAACGGTGTCTTTATACCTGCCTTGCGACCTCGTAGGCGCTCCATATCGCGTGTTTTATGTTCTCTGGGTTGAGGGCGTCGCCTATCAGGTAGACCTCGGGCAGTCTTGGCGCGAGCTCTCTGTACAGCGAGTTCTCAGCACGGTAGCCCGTGGCGAGGACTATGGAATCTACGGGTATCTCCTCTCCCCTGCCGAGCTTCAGCCCCGCCCCGGTTACGCCGACTACCGAGGCCCCGGTGAAGGTCGCGACCTCGTGGAATGCGAGCAGCTCAAGCAGCATCATCTTGTTCGGATAGGCCGTATCACCTAGCATCATCAGCTCGCCCAGTCGCTCGACTATGCTCGGGCTGTGCCCCTTCTGCGACAGCCACAGGGCCAGTTCGCACCCCACGAGCCCGCCGCCGATTACGACCACCCTCTTCCCCAGAGGCTTCTCGCCCATGAGGGCCTGCCTGGTTGTCAGCACTCGCGGGTCGCCCAGGTCAAGCCCCGGTATGGGAGGAATCACCGGCTTCGAACCGGTCGCGATGAAGAGGGTCTTAGGATCAAGCCCGAGCACGTCGTCCACGCCCAGTCGCCTGCCCATCGTCACGTCGACCCTCAACTCCGCGAGTTCCCTCCTGTACCAGTCTAGCAGCCGCCTGTCGTCGATCTTGAAGTCGGGGACGGAGCCCTCTATCACGTGGCCGCCGAGCTCGTCGCTTCCCTCGAACAAGCGGACCTCGTGCCCTCGCAGAGCGCATGCGCGAGCCGCCTCCATGCCCGCGATGCCTCCGCCGACTATGACGACCTCCCTCGAGGTTTGAGCCCTTTGGATCGCGTACTCCTTCTCTCTTCCCGCCGAGGGGTTCACGGCGCAGCTGAGGGGCTTGCACCGGGCGATGCGCTTCAGGCAAGCCTCGTGGCAGCCTATGCACGGGCGTATCTTCTCGACACGGCCCGTCCTGACCTTGCGCGCCCACTCCGGATCCGACAGCAGCGGCCTTCCGAGCGACA
It encodes the following:
- a CDS encoding FAD-dependent oxidoreductase, with protein sequence SLGRPLLSDPEWARKVRTGRVEKIRPCIGCHEACLKRIARCKPLSCAVNPSAGREKEYAIQRAQTSREVVIVGGGIAGMEAARACALRGHEVRLFEGSDELGGHVIEGSVPDFKIDDRRLLDWYRRELAELRVDVTMGRRLGVDDVLGLDPKTLFIATGSKPVIPPIPGLDLGDPRVLTTRQALMGEKPLGKRVVVIGGGLVGCELALWLSQKGHSPSIVERLGELMMLGDTAYPNKMMLLELLAFHEVATFTGASVVGVTGAGLKLGRGEEIPVDSIVLATGYRAENSLYRELAPRLPEVYLIGDALNPENIKHAIWSAYEVARQV